GTGACGCTCGCGGGCATCACCCGCCTCACAGAGGCGCCGTACGGGCGCGTGCTCCGTGCGATCCGGGCCGACGAACTGGTGACGCGATCGGTCGGCAAGTCCACGCTCACCTACAAGATGCAGTCGTTCGTCTACGGCGCCGCGCTCGCCGGCCTCGCCGGTGGGCTGTTCGCGCTGTACAACGGCGCGGTCGCGCCCGGCTTCTTCACCATCCAGGTGACGGTGACGATCTGGATCGGGATGCTGCTCGGCGGCGCGGCGAACCACCGCGCGGTGCTCGCCGGCCTGGCCATCATCATGGGCCTCCGACTCGCCTCTCGCTTCGCCTTGGACGCGACGCCGGTGGGCGCCGACGTGTTCGCGTCGCTCCGGCTCATCGTCGTCGGACTGATCTTGGTCGCGGTGATCCGCTATCGCCCCGCCGGGATCTGGGGGAACGAGCAGGAACTGGGGGTGGACTCGTGAGCCTCCTGTCGATCGACGGCCTCGTGAAGGACTTCGGTGGCCTGCGGGCGATCGACGACCTGTCGGTGTCGGTCGAGGAGGGAGAGATCGTCGGCGTGATGGGCCCCAACGGTGCGGGCAAGTCGACGTTCTTCAACTGCGTCAGCGGCGTCATCACCCCAGACGACGGGTCCGTCACCTTCGACGGGACCGACGTGACCGGGGAGGCGCCCGAGACGCTCGCTCGGCGTGGGCTGGTGCGGACCTTCCAGCACACCCGAGAACTGGAGACGATGACCGTCCGCGACAACGTCCGGCTCGCGGCGCCGGACCACCCCGGGGAGCGCACGATCCCCGCACTCGTTCGCGGTGAGTCGATGCAGGCACACGAGGAGGCCGTCCGAGAGCAAGCAGAAGAGCTGATCGAGCTGTTCGAGCTCGACCACCTCGCCGACGACTACAGTGGAACGCTCTCGGGCGGGCAGCGAAAACTGCTCGAACTCGCGCGGACACTCATGCTGGAGCCCGATATGCTCCTGCTGGACGAACCGTTCGCGGGCGTCAACCCGACGCTCACCCGCGAAATCGCAGACCACATTCGCGATCTCAACGAAGGGGGAATGACCGTCGTCATCATCGAACACGAACTCGAGACGCTGACCGAACTCGTCGACCGACTCGTCGTGCTCCAGCAGGGGAGCCTCCTCGTCGAGGGCGACCCAGACGCGGTGTTGTCCGACGAGCGCGTCATCGAGGCGTACCTCGGGGGCGAGGTCGAATGAGTCTCCTCGAGATATCCGACCTCGACGCGGGCTACGGCGACCTCCAGGTGCTCTCTGGGGTCGAACTCTCCGTCGAGGACGGCGAGTACGTCACCATCGTCGGCCCGAACGGCGCCGGGAAATCCACCGTGATGAAGACCGTCGTCGGGATCGCCTCACACCAGAGCGGGTCGATCAGCTACCGCGGGACGGAGATCGCCGGAACCTCTCCCGAGGAGATCGTTCGGGAGGGGATCGGCTACGTTCCGCAGACGGACAACGTCTTCCCGACGCTGACGGTCGCCGAGAATCTGCGCCTCGGCGCGTACGTGCTCGACGGGGTGCCGGCCGATCGGAAGCGAGACGTGTACGACCGGTTCCCGGCGCTCGCGGAGCGGCCCGACGAGGAAGCCGGTTCGCTCTCGGGCGGCCAACAGCAGATGCTCGCGATGGGGTGTGCGCTGATGCTCGACCCGGATCTGATCCTGTTGGACGAGCCGTCGGCGGGTCTCTCGCCGGACCTGGTCGACGAGATGTTCGACCGGGTCGACGAGATCAACGACGCCGGCACGACGGTGCTCATGGTCG
The DNA window shown above is from Halobaculum marinum and carries:
- a CDS encoding ABC transporter ATP-binding protein; translation: MSLLSIDGLVKDFGGLRAIDDLSVSVEEGEIVGVMGPNGAGKSTFFNCVSGVITPDDGSVTFDGTDVTGEAPETLARRGLVRTFQHTRELETMTVRDNVRLAAPDHPGERTIPALVRGESMQAHEEAVREQAEELIELFELDHLADDYSGTLSGGQRKLLELARTLMLEPDMLLLDEPFAGVNPTLTREIADHIRDLNEGGMTVVIIEHELETLTELVDRLVVLQQGSLLVEGDPDAVLSDERVIEAYLGGEVE
- a CDS encoding ABC transporter ATP-binding protein, with translation MSLLEISDLDAGYGDLQVLSGVELSVEDGEYVTIVGPNGAGKSTVMKTVVGIASHQSGSISYRGTEIAGTSPEEIVREGIGYVPQTDNVFPTLTVAENLRLGAYVLDGVPADRKRDVYDRFPALAERPDEEAGSLSGGQQQMLAMGCALMLDPDLILLDEPSAGLSPDLVDEMFDRVDEINDAGTTVLMVEQNAKEALRRCDRGYVLANGENRYEDDGDALLSDEEVRRQFLGG